In Musa acuminata AAA Group cultivar baxijiao chromosome BXJ3-11, Cavendish_Baxijiao_AAA, whole genome shotgun sequence, one DNA window encodes the following:
- the LOC135653135 gene encoding F-box/LRR-repeat protein At1g67190-like, whose protein sequence is MEHLPVEVIGNILSHIGTARDVVVASATCRKWREACRKHLHTLSFRSDDWPRDITTRQLEILITQTIFQTMGLQCLSIHMDNAHEFAAAPVIAWLMYTRETLRSLSYNVRTTPNVNILEKCGRQKLEALDLDHNSITGVEPSYQRLTCLKSLSLRHVSISALDLSLLLAACPRIESLTLDALEIVTSDSQSSMELSSQTLKCLYAKSIGVDKIILEADNLESLHLNALNLDFFELIGKGTLKHLKIDDVSVTHLDIGESMDHLQVVDVSNFMIMWPKFYQMISKASKLRKLRLWGVVFDDEDEVIDSESIAVSFPQLKHLSLSYEIRDGLLHYGLQGSSPLENVDVLELGWTVISEHFGHWVFGIIERCPNLKKLVIHGALSETKTREERQMLANFTSFIVCLMRKYIQVDVQFEYE, encoded by the coding sequence ATGGAGCACCTCCCTGTGGAAGTCATCGGTAATATACTTTCTCATATTGGAACTGCTAGGGATGTCGTTGTTGCTTCCGCCACTTGCCGGAAATGGAGAGAAGCCTGCAGGAAACACCTTCATACCCTTTCTTTCAGGTCAGATGATTGGCCCCGTGATATCACAACCAGGCAGCTGGAGATTCTCATAACACAGACTATATTCCAAACGATGGGATTGCAGTGTCTTTCAATTCATATGGACAATGCACATGAGTTTGCTGCTGCTCCAGTTATTGCGTGGCTTATGTACACCAGGGAAACATTACGGAGCCTATCATATAATGTTCGCACGACGCCAAATGTGAACATTTTAGAGAAATGTGGTCGACAGAAGCTGGAGGCTTTGGATTTGGATCATAATTCTATCACTGGGGTTGAACCAAGTTATCAGAGACTTACTTGCCTCAAATCCCTTTCTCTAAGACATGTTAGTATCTCTGCCTTGGATCTGAGCCTCTTGTTAGCTGCCTGTCCAAGGATAGAGTCTTTGACTCTTGATGCTCTAGAAATTGTGACTTCAGATTCTCAGTCTTCGATGGAGCTGAGCAGTCAAACGTTGAAGtgcttatatgccaaatcaataggtGTGGATAAGATTATTCTGGAGGCAGATAATCTTGAGAGCTTGCACCTAAATGCCCTAAACCTTGATTTTTTCGAGCTTATTGGAAAAGGTACTTTAAAGCATTTGAAGATTGATGATGTTAGTGTCACTCATTTGGATATTGGTGAGAGCATGGACCATCTACAGGTTGTAGACGTTAGTAACTTCATGATCATGTGGCCCAAATTCTACCAAATGATATCTAAAGCATCTAAACTGAGAAAACTCAGGCTCTGGGGAGTAGTGTTTGATGATGAGGATGAGGTTATTGATTCAGAATCTATTGCTGTTTCATTCCCACAGCTTAAGCACCTCTCGTTAAGTTATGAGATAAGGGATGGACTGCTCCATTATGGATTACAAGGCTCCTCACCATTGGAAAATGTGGACGTACTAGAACTGGGATGGACTGTAATAAGTGAGCATTTTGGACATTGGGTTTTTGGGATAATTGAAAGATGCCCAAACCTCAAGAAATTAGTCATCCATGGTGCCCTTTCTGAGACTAAAACTCGCGAAGAACGTCAGATGTTGGCCAATTTTACCTCATTTATAGTTTGTCTTATGAGGAAATATATTCAGGTCGATGTGCAGTTTGAGTATGAGTGA